In Parasegetibacter sp. NRK P23, a single genomic region encodes these proteins:
- the infA gene encoding translation initiation factor IF-1, which yields MAKQALIKQDGIILEALSNAMFKVKLENGHEILATISGKMRMHYIRILPGDKVGVEMSPYDLSRGRIIFRYK from the coding sequence ATGGCGAAACAAGCACTTATAAAGCAAGACGGGATAATATTAGAAGCATTGTCGAACGCAATGTTCAAGGTGAAATTGGAAAATGGTCATGAGATACTGGCCACCATCTCCGGGAAAATGCGGATGCACTATATCAGAATTCTTCCGGGCGATAAGGTGGGTGTGGAGATGAGCCCTTATGATTTGAGCAGGGGAAGGATCATTTTCAGGTATAAGTAA
- the rpsK gene encoding 30S ribosomal protein S11 encodes MAKAQGGKGNAAKASTKKRIVKVDAYGDAHISASFNNIIISLTNKTGQVISWSSAGKMGFRGSKKNTPYAAQMAAQDAAKVALEAGMKRCDVYVKGPGSGREGAIRALANSGIEVTMIKDVTPLPHNGCRPPKKRRV; translated from the coding sequence ATGGCAAAAGCACAAGGTGGCAAAGGCAACGCAGCCAAAGCCTCAACGAAGAAAAGAATTGTAAAGGTGGATGCTTACGGTGATGCACATATCTCCGCCAGCTTCAATAACATCATCATCAGCCTTACCAACAAAACAGGGCAGGTGATCTCCTGGTCAAGCGCCGGTAAAATGGGCTTCCGCGGATCCAAGAAAAATACACCTTACGCCGCTCAGATGGCTGCACAGGACGCCGCTAAAGTAGCACTGGAAGCAGGCATGAAAAGATGCGACGTGTACGTGAAAGGTCCCGGTTCAGGTCGTGAAGGCGCTATCCGCGCACTCGCCAACTCCGGTATTGAAGTAACTATGATCAAAGACGTAACCCCGCTGCCGCACAACGGCTGCCGTCCTCCCAAAAAGAGAAGGGTTTAA
- the rpsM gene encoding 30S ribosomal protein S13: MARISGIDLPKNKRGEIGLTYIYGIGRSTAQYILNKAGISFDKKVNEWNDEEQAAIRNIINGEFKVEGQLRSEVQMNIKRLLDIACYRGLRHRKGLPVRGQRTKTNSRTRKGKRKTVAGKKKAPKK, translated from the coding sequence ATGGCTCGTATTTCAGGTATCGACTTACCGAAGAACAAAAGGGGCGAGATTGGGCTTACCTATATCTACGGAATAGGCCGTTCTACTGCTCAGTACATTCTCAACAAAGCTGGTATCAGCTTCGACAAGAAAGTAAATGAGTGGAACGATGAAGAACAGGCTGCCATCCGTAATATCATCAATGGTGAGTTCAAGGTGGAAGGCCAGCTTCGCAGTGAAGTGCAGATGAACATCAAGCGTTTGCTTGACATCGCATGCTACCGCGGTCTGCGCCACAGAAAAGGTCTCCCTGTTCGTGGTCAGCGTACCAAAACCAACAGCCGTACCCGCAAAGGTAAACGTAAAACCGTTGCAGGTAAGAAGAAGGCTCCTAAGAAGTAA
- the ykgO gene encoding type B 50S ribosomal protein L36 produces the protein MKVRASIKKRSTDCKIVKRKGRLYVINKKNPRYKQRQG, from the coding sequence ATGAAAGTCAGAGCTTCTATCAAGAAAAGAAGTACAGATTGCAAGATCGTGAAGAGAAAAGGTAGGCTGTACGTGATCAACAAAAAGAATCCCCGTTATAAGCAACGCCAGGGATAA